In Periplaneta americana isolate PAMFEO1 chromosome 4, P.americana_PAMFEO1_priV1, whole genome shotgun sequence, one DNA window encodes the following:
- the Crz gene encoding pro-corazonin encodes MHFHRSSASRSRSNKLPGLLLILSCLTGAILAQTFQYSRGWTNGRKRAGPVPPMLIPSSVSAAGLLQNAEDTAVISNPCSQLQRIRFLLGARNPQQFYFPCDSWRDISEMPSEDVSERFRRKAPQDVATLSAEGNNSVEN; translated from the exons ATGCACTTCCACAGATCCTCAGCTTCCCGCAGCAGATCCAACAAGCTGCCAGGACTTCTGCTCATCCTCAGCTGTCTGACCGGAGCCATCCTGGCGCAGACGTTCCAGTACTCTCGCGGGTGGACCAACGGTCGCAAAAGAGCCGGTCCTGTGCCACCCATGCTCATCCCTTCATCCGTGTCTGCCGCAGGACTTCTGCAGAACGCCGAGGACACTGCCGTCATTTCCAATCCTTGCAGCCAGCTGCAGAGGATCAGATTTCTACTAGGCGCCCGCAACCCCCAACAG TTCTACTTTCCCTGCGATTCGTGGCGGGACATCTCTGAGATGCCATCCGAGGACGTCAGCGAGCGCTTCAGAAGGAAGGCCCCTCAAGACGTAGCAACCCTCTCCGCGGAGGGCAACAACTCCGTCGAGAACTGA